The Clostridioides difficile genome has a segment encoding these proteins:
- a CDS encoding YARHG domain-containing protein, protein MFKKGLFMVLSLALICTGCSSKNDSKGQQADRDNSLIILKNDENNSDDMTDVYIKTKGKEEEKIASDVPTYTKKDYINGEQSILIQDKENNLYKYNLKKEKEKIASDLSSDEINSYEFTPSSNTIAYISSEKSLYVKYDGKDKEKIANDVVLYRISPDGNLIYYMNTDEELYLYKEDGNKEKISTDIQSFDIMNNKGDVLFINNDDNLYLKSADKNDKVKISSDVSNLWGVKSNDEEVMYISEYNYKDLKGELYLYKNNASEKIASDVRSYKYRDNKFYFINSDDELYEKEIGKEESNKIKSDVNYVSFIKDGIVFTNSDGDIYIKKNNKEDEKIGNDMKENSSVSIINDEKLLYIKSSGELFLDKEKIASDVIGYSFNSENIGYSTKNKEIHFYNLKTKKDSIEINNVEKYSEVYLGNKLIYSKNLDPKDLNGFWKADEYNIFEFEEPDKIKLYSKSEEENNYTVKYEVESSDSNSIVLKGKDTLSNEKFTITKFNSNEISLQANNVSGTLNKISKEEAEKFIKSINNKENSENTEKKSTKSDSGSSSNTKNKEVSYDDDYIIYDSDSRVLTKDELELYSKDELAYIRNEIFARYGYVFKEEPYKSYFSNKSWYQPDYSIGADTDALNSVEKQNVSLIKEMEN, encoded by the coding sequence ATGTTTAAGAAAGGGTTGTTTATGGTTTTAAGTTTGGCACTTATATGTACAGGTTGCAGTTCAAAAAATGATTCTAAAGGTCAGCAAGCAGACAGAGATAATTCTCTTATAATATTAAAAAATGATGAGAATAACTCGGACGATATGACAGATGTATACATAAAGACAAAAGGTAAGGAGGAAGAAAAAATAGCATCAGATGTACCTACATATACTAAAAAAGATTATATAAATGGAGAACAATCAATATTAATTCAAGATAAAGAAAATAATTTATATAAGTATAATCTAAAAAAAGAAAAGGAAAAAATAGCATCAGATTTATCCTCTGATGAAATTAATTCATATGAATTTACACCTTCTTCAAATACTATAGCATATATATCATCAGAAAAATCCTTGTATGTAAAATATGATGGAAAAGATAAAGAAAAAATAGCTAATGATGTTGTATTATACAGAATATCTCCAGATGGAAATTTAATATACTATATGAATACTGATGAAGAACTATATCTATATAAAGAAGATGGAAACAAAGAAAAAATATCTACTGACATACAGAGCTTTGATATTATGAATAATAAAGGTGATGTACTATTTATAAATAATGATGATAATTTATATTTAAAAAGTGCAGATAAAAATGATAAAGTAAAAATTAGTTCAGATGTATCAAATTTATGGGGTGTAAAATCTAATGATGAAGAAGTCATGTATATAAGTGAGTATAATTATAAGGACTTGAAAGGTGAATTATATTTGTACAAAAATAATGCTAGTGAAAAAATAGCATCAGATGTTAGGTCTTACAAATACAGAGATAATAAATTTTATTTTATAAACAGTGATGATGAATTATATGAGAAAGAAATAGGTAAAGAGGAGTCTAATAAGATAAAATCAGATGTTAATTATGTAAGCTTCATTAAAGATGGAATTGTATTTACAAATTCTGATGGAGATATATATATTAAGAAAAATAATAAAGAAGACGAAAAAATAGGAAATGATATGAAAGAAAACTCTAGTGTATCTATTATTAATGATGAGAAATTACTTTATATAAAATCAAGTGGTGAGTTATTTTTAGATAAAGAAAAGATAGCAAGTGATGTCATTGGTTATTCATTTAATTCAGAAAATATAGGATATTCCACGAAAAATAAGGAAATACATTTTTATAATTTAAAAACTAAGAAAGATAGTATAGAAATAAACAATGTAGAAAAATATTCAGAAGTCTATTTAGGGAATAAATTGATTTATTCTAAAAATTTGGATCCAAAAGACTTAAATGGTTTTTGGAAAGCTGATGAATATAATATATTTGAATTTGAAGAGCCAGATAAGATAAAACTTTATAGTAAAAGTGAAGAAGAAAATAATTATACAGTTAAATATGAAGTAGAAAGTTCAGATAGTAATAGTATAGTATTAAAAGGGAAAGATACTTTATCAAATGAAAAATTCACTATAACTAAATTTAATAGTAATGAAATTTCATTACAAGCTAATAATGTAAGTGGCACACTTAATAAAATTTCCAAAGAAGAAGCTGAGAAATTTATCAAGAGTATAAATAACAAGGAAAATAGTGAAAATACTGAGAAAAAGAGTACTAAAAGTGATTCAGGTTCAAGTTCTAATACGAAAAATAAAGAAGTAAGCTATGATGATGATTATATTATATATGATAGTGATTCTAGAGTATTAACTAAAGATGAACTTGAGCTTTATAGTAAAGATGAGTTAGCCTATATAAGAAATGAAATATTTGCAAGATATGGATATGTATTTAAAGAAGAACCTTATAAAAGTTATTTTAGTAATAAGTCTTGGTATCAGCCAGATTATAGTATAGGAGCTGATACAGATGCTTTGAATTCTGTAGAGAAGCAAAATGTATCATTGATTAAGGAAATGGAAAATTAA